The segment CAGTTGAAACAATTTCAACTTCAGATCCAACTTCTTCTGCCATTTCTACAAAGTCATCGATAATGTCTTTACTTTCAATTATTTTAATTCTTTCATTGCAAGAAGAACAAGTCTCTTCAGATTCTTCTTCTCCTTTTTTAGAAGTTTTTTCTAATCTCTGACCACAAGCAGAACATTCATAAGTTATTCGCTGAGAATTAATATCTTCCGAAAGTAAAACTATTTCTACCGCACCCATTTGTAAATGCATTCGGACTTCTTTTTCACCATAAGATGCAAGGCCATCATCATTTATAAGTTCATGCAAAAATCGTTGCACTAACTTTTTCTCACGCATTACATCTATTTCCATTAAAACATCCATGGATTTATCAATTACTTCCCTAATGCCAAACTCGCCAGTATATGAAGTATCCACTGTTGTAATAACTTTTTTCTTTATTTCATGGTGTAAATAATCTCCTTTAAGGAAATCTTCTTTAGTATGGCCCGGTCCGCCCAGAATTACTCCTTCTAAATCAGGAAGGGCTAGAAAAGCTTCGTTGATATGTTCTCCGATTCTTTTTAAAAATTCGTGAGCTGCTAATTCAATTAACCTATCAAACCTTCTTTGAGACTGCCCACCAGCTTTGTGTTTTCCAGGCACACCACTTGTAAGAGTTTTCACGATATCTATTCTTTTACCTTTTAAAATAGCAACGGTTGCTTCTTTACGATCTAGAACTGCCAGACCATATACATCTTTATCCGCTAGCATTTCTTCTAATGGTTCCAAATAAAATTCACTATTACAATGATAGGTGTATGTTTTTATGGGTTCCGAAGGTTCGAAAACATAGGTTTCCATTTTTTCAGTACCAGGCCCACCCCTTGGAATCATGCCTACAAACATCACCAGACCTTTCTCAGGAGGCTTAGGGAATAATTTCAATCTCTGCATTATAACTTCAATTGCAGATTGCACATTCTTTTTTGTTGATTTACTTTTTATATTAGCACTCTGGCTAAGTTCTTCCCTCATATGTTTAACAACATCACTAACCTGCTTATCTGGAGGTATGTAAACTGATACAAGTTCAGTTCCTCTTCCTTTTTTTTCAGAAAGGTCCTTTAATGTTCTTTTAAATTCATACATTTCCTTTGATGAGACATCAGTCAATATTATCACTCCAATTGAGAATATGGTCAGTAAATATAAATTTTTTAATTGAATTATTTTAAATTGAAGGTTAAGCTAATTTCAATGGGTTTTATATAATTTAACGTTATTTAGAAAGTAAACTTATTATAAATCGTGATTTCATATAAATATTTTAATCAATATTAGGATTAATAAGTCAATTAATAGAATAATCGACACAGTTAGGTCATATTAGTTATGTATCTTAAGGTATAAAACTTATCCATATCAACTGTATAATAGTCATATTTACAACAATTAATGATATATAACTACATCTATAATATTATCAATCAAAGAAAAAAAATGGATTTGAATATTATTAAAAAGTAAAACCCACTGAATCTAATTTTAAATATCCATATATTAATTAGTATTAAGTTCTGGTTTAATTACTCAGATTTAGGTGATGATTTATGAGAATCGTAATTACTATAGGTGGATCAATTATTATCAAAGAATATGATCACCAAAAATTTGCAGCATATTCAGAAATTTTAGCTTCATTAAAAAAGGATCATGAAATATTTGTGGTAGTAGGTGGTGGCCAGCCAGCTCGAGATTATATAAAAATTGCAAGGGCATTAGGATGTGGCGAGGCACATTGTGATGATATAGGTATAGATGTCACCAGATTAAATGCTAAGCTATTAATTATGGCACTTGGACAGGAAGCCTATCCAATAGTGCCAGAGAATTTCCACCAAGCACTCGAGTATTCAACTACTAACAAAATAGTTGTCATGGGAGGTACTGAACCGGCCCATAGTACTGATGCTGTAGGTGCAATACTGGCAGAATTTGTCAAGGCTGATCTTTTAGTTAACCTTACCTCAGTAGATGGACTCTACAATAAAGATCCTAACAAATACAAAGATGCTAAGATGCATGAAGAAATAACTGCAACAGAAATGATGGATTTTTTAGCAGATAAAGAAGTTAAGGCAGGAACTTACGAATTTTTTGATATGACTGCTATTCAAATGATAAAA is part of the Methanobacterium alcaliphilum genome and harbors:
- the prf1 gene encoding peptide chain release factor aRF-1, coding for MTDVSSKEMYEFKRTLKDLSEKKGRGTELVSVYIPPDKQVSDVVKHMREELSQSANIKSKSTKKNVQSAIEVIMQRLKLFPKPPEKGLVMFVGMIPRGGPGTEKMETYVFEPSEPIKTYTYHCNSEFYLEPLEEMLADKDVYGLAVLDRKEATVAILKGKRIDIVKTLTSGVPGKHKAGGQSQRRFDRLIELAAHEFLKRIGEHINEAFLALPDLEGVILGGPGHTKEDFLKGDYLHHEIKKKVITTVDTSYTGEFGIREVIDKSMDVLMEIDVMREKKLVQRFLHELINDDGLASYGEKEVRMHLQMGAVEIVLLSEDINSQRITYECSACGQRLEKTSKKGEEESEETCSSCNERIKIIESKDIIDDFVEMAEEVGSEVEIVSTETEEGMQLLRAFGGIGAVLRYRP
- the pyrH gene encoding UMP kinase, which encodes MRIVITIGGSIIIKEYDHQKFAAYSEILASLKKDHEIFVVVGGGQPARDYIKIARALGCGEAHCDDIGIDVTRLNAKLLIMALGQEAYPIVPENFHQALEYSTTNKIVVMGGTEPAHSTDAVGAILAEFVKADLLVNLTSVDGLYNKDPNKYKDAKMHEEITATEMMDFLADKEVKAGTYEFFDMTAIQMIKRSGIKTIITNGFQPDNLLKALNEKIGTTIIPK